The following are encoded together in the Triticum dicoccoides isolate Atlit2015 ecotype Zavitan chromosome 6B, WEW_v2.0, whole genome shotgun sequence genome:
- the LOC119324286 gene encoding ADP-ribosylation factor-like, with protein sequence MFLIFVVCAYFLPLPPPREAPIPTRPLNWTPAGATAVQESIPPTAERERERERERENQEEPGSKKMGQALRRLFDSFSTKEMRVVMLGLDSAGKTTILYRLHLGEVLQTVPTVGFNVEKVQYKNVAFTVWDVGGQEKLRQLWRMYLSNSDALIYVVDSLDRERIEDARQEFQSIIKDPLMANSIILVLANKQDLKGSMSPEEVIEGLGLHDLKNRIWHIQGTCALRGEGLYDGLDWLASTLKQLQETGRATSIAGPSI encoded by the exons ATGTTCCTAATCTTTGTTGTGTGCGCCtactttcttcctcttcctcctcctcgcgaaGCTCCCATACCAACCCGGCCTCTGAACTGGACCCCCGCGGGAGCAACAGCTGTCCAAGAATCCATTCCACCcactgcagagagagagagagagagagagagagagagagagaaccaggaAGAACCAGGAAGCAAGAAGATGGGGCAGGCGCTGCGCAGGCTCTTCGACTCCTTCTCCACCAAGGAGATGAGG GTTGTGATGCTTGGTTTGGATTCAGCTGGCAAAACAACAATCTTGTATAGGCTGCACCTGGGGGAGGTTCTTCAAACTGTGCCTACAGTAG GTTTTAACGTCGAGAAAGTTCAGTACAAGAATGTGGCATTTACCGTGTGGGATGTTGGTGGACAAGAAAAGCTCAGACAATTATGGAGGATGTATCTCAGCAATTCTGATGCACTG ATCTATGTTGTTGATTCTTTGGACAGAGAAAGGATCGAAGATGCCAGACAAGAATTCcag AGCATTATCAAGGACCCTTTGATGGCAAACAGCATAATCTTGGTATTAGCAAACAAACAGGACTTG AAAGGTTCAATGAGCCCAGAGGAGGTCATTGAAGGGCTGGGTCTGCATGATCTCAAGAACAGGATATGGCACATACAGGGGACGTGCGCGCTGCGCGGCGAGGGCCTCTACGACGGGCTCGACTGGCTCGCGTCCACCCTGAAGCAGCTGCAGGAGACAGGCCGTGCTACTTCAATTGCTGGACCTTCTATCTAG
- the LOC119322619 gene encoding E3 ubiquitin-protein ligase SINAT2-like — MAPGSSIVSVTEVPESDCGDRGLSEALSSIRLDGDSTSKPSWAASLVNVGLSSLTGLNDLLECPVCTNSMRPPILQCPNGHTICSSCKHRVDNHCPTCRQELGNIRCLALEKVAESIQLPCKYQSLGCTEIHPYQNKLKHEELCRFRPYSCPYAGSECLIAGDVPMLVSHLINDHKVDLHEGCTFNHRYVKSNPYEVENATWMLTVFKCFGQHFCLHFEAFLLGMSPVYMAFLRFMGEESEARGFCYSLEVGGNGRKLTWQGTPRSIRDGHKKVRDSFDGLIIHRNMALFFSSGTRQELKLRVTGRIWKEQ; from the exons ATGGCTCCAGGAAGCAGCATTGTGAGTGTGACTGAAGTCCCTGAGTCAGATTGTGGCGACCGTGGGCTCTCCGAGGCACTCAGTAGTATTAGGCTTGATGGAGATTCTACAAGTAAGCCCTCCTGGGCTGCGTCACTTGTCAATGTTGGTTTGTCATCATTGACTGGCTTGAATGATTTGCTCGAGTGTCCAGTGTGTACAAACTCAATGCGGCCACCTATACTTCAG TGCCCAAATGGCCACACAATTTGCTCCAGCTGTAAGCATAGGGTAGACAACCATTGCCCCACTTGCCGCCAGGAGCTGGGAAATATCAGATGCTTGGCTCTCGAGAAGGTGGCCGAATCGATTCAGCTTCCATGCAAATACCAAAGCCTGGGCTGCACCGAGATCCATCCTTACCAGAACAAACTTAAGCATGAGGAGCTCTGCAGGTTCAGGCCATACAGCTGTCCATACGCAGGTTCAGAGTGCCTGATTGCAGGTGACGTTCCGATGCTCGTGTCTCATCTCATCAACGACCACAAGGTGGACTTGCACGAAGGCTGCACCTTCAACCACCGCTACGTGAAGTCCAACCCTTACGAAGTGGAAAACGCGACATGGATGCTCACT GTGTTCAAGTGTTTTGGTCAGCACTTCTGCCTGCACTTCGAGGCGTTCCTGCTGGGTATGTCCCCAGTGTACATGGCGTTCCTGCGGTTCATGGGGGAGGAGAGCGAGGCTCGGGGCTTCTGCTACAGCCTGGAGGTGGGTGGGAACGGGCGGAAGCTGACGTGGCAGGGCACGCCGCGGAGCATCCGGGACGGGCACAAGAAGGTGCGGGACAGCTTTGACGGGCTCATCATCCACCGCAACATGGCCCTCTTCTTCTCCAGCGGCACCCGGCAGGAGCTCAAGCTGCGCGTGACCGGCCGCATCTGGAAGGAGCAGTGA